The following proteins are co-located in the Anas platyrhynchos isolate ZD024472 breed Pekin duck chromosome 1, IASCAAS_PekinDuck_T2T, whole genome shotgun sequence genome:
- the ARMC10 gene encoding armadillo repeat-containing protein 10, giving the protein MGERRGAAVRAAAAGLVLGAAACYCLWRRAAGGGRRRGPPSVTDKSPPESPHTMDADALQKLIHLLQATDDPLIQEQALITLSNSAAFSVNQDIIRNLDGLSVIGGMLSDCVPKVTEKALNALNNLSMNIKNQEEIQVYIEQVCKNVESAPLNSDLQLAGLRLLTNMSVTSDYHHKMINQIPCLLRVLSEGSERTQIQVLKVLVNLSANPAMTRHFLRAQMPSLLLLFDNCMNKDILLRALVFAANLKKNVNNEGGSMIQDQYSEDSVFSILCRDSTPFAQKLASLWHHPDPEVKEQVVRILTR; this is encoded by the exons ATgggggagcggcggggggcggcggtgagggcggcggcggccgggctggtgctgggggccgCCGCCTGCTACTGCCtgtggcggcgggcggcgggaggGGGCCGCCGGCGGGGGCCGCCCTCAG tgACAGACAAAAGTCCTCCAGAGTCACCCCATACCATGGATGCGGATGCTCTACAGAAACTTATTCATTTGCTCCAGGCCACAGATGATCCATTAATTCAAGAGCAAGCTTTAATCACTCTCAGCAACAGTGCCGCCTTCTCTGTAAATCAA GATATAATTCGAAATCTGGATGGCCTTTCTGTTATTGGAGGGATGCTCTCGGACTGTGTTCCCAAAGTTACAGAAAAAGCACTAAATGCACTTAATAATTTGAGtatgaatattaaaaatcagGAAGAGATACAG GTATATATTGAACAAGTTTGTAAGAATGTTGAATCAGCCCCTCTGAATTCTGATCTGCAGCTCGCTGGGCTCAGGTTGTTGACAAATATGTCTGTTACCAGTGACTACCACCATAAGATGATAAACCAGATCCCATGCCTTCTTCGTGTGCTTTCGGAAGGATCTGAAAGAACACAG ATCCAAGTTTTGAAAGTACTTGTGAACTTATCTGCAAACCCAGCCATGACAAGACATTTTCTCAGAGCTCAG ATGCCATCACTGCTGTTACTTTTTGACAACTGCATGAACAAAGATATTCTGCTTAGAGCCCTGGTGTTTGCagcaaatttgaaaaagaatgtGAACAATGAAGGTGGCTCGATGATTCAGGACCAATACAGTGAAGATTCAGTTTTCTCTATACTCTGCAGGGATTCTACCCCATTTGCTCAGAAGCTGGCATCTTTATGGCATCACCCTGATCCAGAAGTGAAAGAGCAAGTTGTGAGAATATTAACACGATAG